One region of Demequina sp. TMPB413 genomic DNA includes:
- a CDS encoding AAA family ATPase, with product MLAGFAFAGYRSFHSDETALLAPLSKINLIAGQNNAGKSNVLRVLASTFGDATPTEGQAHWDRPRGDSEHRPRAYILVSRDLLLSRTVASHPEGPNAAGHLREFIASLNDLPGGPNAAPGEVWIGVDSKGRVDQEWISAYGIANARASHASLLSRQLTHTWGGEPGNETANVLRTLTSGVQRPPAAHAVAGIRSISDSDQDSPDLNGTSIKRRLLELQNPASERLQDRQLFLEIQEFVRSVMDDEEVTIDIPHDLKTIHVTQSGRTLPIEFMGTGIHEVVILAAAATLVKDAILCIEEPEIHLHPILQRKLLRYLASSTSNQYFIATHSAHLLDAQLGSIFHVTLDRRGSRVEFAGSAEHRSAICSDLGYRPSDLVQTNAVIWVEGPSDRIYLQHWIESVAPRRFVEGVHYSIMFYGGSLLRELSPLDHDEVDEFISLRRLNRYMVVVMDSDKTSASRRLNQSKQRVIKGIEADKGTGVAWVTAGYTIENYIAQETLDAAIRIAHPSTKKVTFRPQTRWENPLSRDRIGLASPSKVAIARQVVAAGDAAWPLRLRESVDQVIALIESANKNA from the coding sequence ATGCTAGCGGGTTTCGCTTTTGCTGGCTACCGGAGTTTTCATTCCGACGAGACTGCTTTGCTTGCCCCGCTGTCGAAGATCAATCTAATTGCGGGCCAGAACAACGCCGGAAAGTCCAATGTCCTCCGTGTGTTGGCTTCTACTTTCGGGGATGCCACGCCGACGGAAGGTCAAGCGCACTGGGATAGACCGCGGGGAGATTCGGAGCATCGCCCTAGGGCGTACATCTTGGTCTCGAGAGACCTGCTTCTTTCCAGGACTGTGGCGAGCCATCCCGAAGGCCCGAATGCCGCAGGACATCTTCGCGAGTTCATTGCATCGCTCAACGACTTACCAGGCGGTCCCAACGCCGCACCCGGCGAAGTGTGGATTGGCGTTGATAGCAAGGGAAGAGTCGATCAAGAGTGGATCAGTGCTTACGGGATTGCGAATGCCCGCGCCAGCCACGCTTCCCTGCTTTCCAGACAACTGACCCATACATGGGGCGGTGAGCCTGGCAACGAAACGGCCAATGTCCTCCGGACCCTCACCAGCGGGGTGCAAAGGCCGCCAGCCGCGCACGCGGTGGCAGGTATACGCTCCATTTCTGATAGCGACCAGGATTCGCCGGACTTGAATGGAACCAGCATTAAGCGCCGGCTCCTTGAACTCCAGAATCCGGCCTCGGAGAGACTTCAAGATAGGCAGTTGTTTCTCGAGATCCAGGAGTTCGTGCGCTCTGTCATGGACGACGAGGAAGTCACTATCGATATCCCCCACGACTTGAAAACGATTCACGTCACGCAGTCCGGGCGCACGCTGCCAATCGAGTTCATGGGTACGGGGATCCACGAAGTTGTCATCCTTGCGGCAGCGGCTACGCTTGTAAAGGATGCGATCCTCTGCATCGAAGAGCCAGAGATCCACTTGCACCCAATCCTTCAGCGCAAGCTCCTCCGATACCTGGCATCGAGTACGTCAAATCAGTACTTCATCGCAACGCACTCGGCCCACCTGTTGGACGCGCAACTGGGCTCGATCTTCCACGTGACCCTTGACCGTCGGGGTTCTAGAGTCGAATTCGCGGGTTCTGCGGAGCATCGCTCGGCTATCTGTTCGGATCTCGGCTATCGCCCTTCGGACTTGGTGCAGACAAATGCCGTGATTTGGGTTGAGGGTCCCTCAGACCGCATCTATCTCCAGCACTGGATTGAGTCGGTTGCTCCTCGGCGCTTCGTCGAAGGAGTCCACTACTCGATCATGTTTTACGGTGGCTCGCTGCTACGCGAGTTGTCGCCCCTTGATCATGACGAGGTGGACGAGTTCATCTCGCTGCGTCGGCTGAATCGATACATGGTGGTAGTCATGGACTCGGACAAGACGTCCGCGTCGAGAAGACTGAACCAATCCAAACAACGGGTCATTAAAGGCATTGAGGCGGACAAGGGGACGGGGGTCGCTTGGGTGACCGCCGGTTACACAATCGAGAACTACATTGCCCAGGAGACGCTTGATGCGGCCATCCGCATTGCCCATCCAAGCACGAAGAAGGTGACGTTTCGTCCCCAGACCCGATGGGAGAATCCGCTCTCCCGAGACCGGATCGGGCTAGCGAGCCCGAGCAAGGTGGCAATCGCTAGGCAGGTAGTGGCCGCTGGTGACGCCGCATGGCCCTTGCGCCTTCGAGAGAGCGTCGATCAAGTAATCGCCCTCATCGAATCAGCCAACAAGAACGCCTAG
- a CDS encoding AraC family transcriptional regulator, whose translation MSLQQMEELRDLISRHAGSGTTRTAIPGVLVSRATDGGASDGATTGTVFALVVQGTKRLSVGGAVHDYGPGQYLVASVDLPVSGRFNDTSEANPALGFGLELRAEVIAELMLNVAAGDLMRSGRDASAPSAVAVGTASDRLLDAAIRMLRLLDTPRDIPVLAPLIEREILWLVMSGEQGAAVRQLGLADSNLSRVRHVVTWVREHFAEPLRVEDLATLARMSPSAFHRSFHAVTAMSPIQYQKSIRLQEARLRVLAQPGDVAGIAYAVGYESPSQFSREYKREFGVPPSQDAVALRA comes from the coding sequence ATGTCACTCCAACAGATGGAAGAGCTCCGTGACCTGATCTCCCGGCACGCGGGCTCGGGCACCACCCGCACGGCGATCCCAGGGGTGCTGGTCTCGAGGGCCACCGACGGCGGGGCGTCCGACGGCGCGACCACGGGCACGGTCTTCGCGCTCGTGGTGCAAGGAACCAAGCGCCTGTCCGTTGGTGGCGCCGTCCACGACTACGGACCAGGCCAGTACCTCGTCGCCTCGGTGGACCTGCCCGTCTCCGGCCGGTTCAACGACACCTCTGAGGCGAATCCCGCGCTGGGCTTTGGCCTGGAACTGCGCGCGGAGGTCATCGCCGAGCTCATGCTCAACGTGGCCGCAGGCGATCTCATGCGGTCGGGGCGCGACGCGTCGGCGCCGTCGGCGGTCGCGGTAGGCACCGCGTCGGACCGGCTGCTCGACGCGGCCATCAGGATGCTGCGCCTGCTCGACACCCCGCGCGACATCCCCGTGCTCGCGCCGCTCATCGAGCGCGAGATCCTGTGGCTGGTCATGTCGGGGGAGCAGGGCGCAGCGGTGCGCCAGCTTGGACTCGCCGACAGCAACCTGAGCCGGGTGCGACACGTGGTCACGTGGGTGCGCGAGCACTTCGCCGAACCCTTGCGCGTCGAAGACCTCGCGACCTTGGCCCGCATGAGCCCGTCCGCGTTCCACCGTTCCTTCCACGCGGTGACCGCCATGAGCCCCATCCAGTATCAGAAGAGCATTCGGCTCCAGGAGGCGCGCCTGCGCGTGCTTGCGCAGCCAGGGGACGTGGCGGGGATCGCCTATGCCGTGGGGTACGAGAGCCCTTCGCAGTTCAGCCGCGAGTACAAGCGCGAGTTCGGCGTACCGCCCAGCCAGGATGCGGTGGCATTGAGGGCGTAG
- a CDS encoding ATP-binding protein has translation MPALYVLTGLPGAGKSVRAAAIVAATGAAHVDMDTALRERGVSIVDYETRFAMQPEVEASIAPLLAAGRDVVAEFGSWTREERERLRSYADASGARTELHWLDAPPEECVGRLRARGGEGAEQLVTIVTEFAPEGYERPTADEGAGFDAYVPPGVEWEYDGAES, from the coding sequence ATGCCGGCGCTCTACGTCCTCACCGGCCTGCCTGGCGCGGGCAAGTCCGTCAGGGCCGCGGCGATTGTGGCCGCCACCGGCGCGGCGCACGTGGACATGGACACGGCGCTGCGCGAGCGAGGAGTGAGCATCGTCGACTACGAGACTCGCTTCGCGATGCAGCCAGAGGTGGAGGCGTCGATCGCGCCGCTGCTCGCGGCCGGGCGCGACGTGGTGGCCGAGTTCGGTTCGTGGACCCGCGAGGAGCGCGAGCGGCTGCGCTCCTACGCCGACGCGTCGGGCGCCAGGACCGAGTTGCACTGGCTGGATGCCCCGCCCGAGGAGTGTGTGGGGCGTCTCCGCGCTCGCGGGGGAGAGGGGGCGGAGCAGTTGGTGACCATCGTGACGGAGTTTGCGCCCGAGGGCTACGAGCGTCCCACGGCCGACGAGGGGGCTGGGTTCGACGCGTACGTTCCGCCGGGCGTGGAGTGGGAGTACGACGGCGCGGAGTCCTGA
- a CDS encoding low temperature requirement protein A — MSHGVDASAQTMFRAVPSREGDRVTTTELFFDLAFVFAFTQLTRLMAHEHSALGVFQALGIMALLWWSWTAYGWLSNLAHADEGVVRVAMIVGMIAVFVAGLGIRETFDDLPGGVFAPMVFVCAYLVARVAHGIVFALLSEPALRRRTVVTVALSVIPSGVLLTVGALIGGPWQLVCTLAAVAIEPLAAYRMSLGVEWPVRSTTHFTERHGLIMILALGETTLGIGVGVASEPMSEAILTGVILSMLICVGMWWAYFTRLAKSAEHTLRSLPSVTRARTATDAYTYLHLVLIGGIVLAALGLEVAMAHIDATEPYGLFGAVALAGGVACYLAGTALFAHRMHGQWNRTRLTLATALVLAVPLVANVTPMVALASVAAALVGLNILEHVRARGEQGQDSAPSYSHSTPGGTYASNPAPSSAVGRS, encoded by the coding sequence GTGAGCCACGGCGTGGACGCGTCGGCCCAGACGATGTTCAGGGCCGTTCCCAGTCGCGAGGGCGACCGCGTCACCACGACCGAGTTGTTCTTCGACCTGGCGTTCGTATTCGCGTTCACGCAGCTCACCCGCCTCATGGCTCACGAACACAGCGCGCTCGGCGTGTTCCAGGCGCTCGGCATCATGGCGCTGCTGTGGTGGTCGTGGACCGCCTACGGCTGGCTTTCCAACCTGGCCCACGCCGACGAGGGCGTGGTGCGTGTCGCCATGATCGTCGGCATGATCGCCGTCTTTGTCGCCGGCCTTGGCATACGCGAGACGTTCGACGACCTCCCCGGCGGTGTGTTCGCGCCGATGGTGTTCGTCTGCGCGTACCTGGTAGCGCGAGTCGCGCACGGCATCGTGTTCGCATTGCTTTCGGAACCCGCCCTCAGGCGGCGCACCGTGGTCACGGTCGCCCTGTCGGTCATCCCGTCGGGCGTGCTGCTGACTGTGGGCGCACTCATCGGCGGGCCATGGCAACTCGTGTGCACGCTCGCCGCCGTCGCGATCGAGCCACTGGCGGCCTACCGCATGAGCCTGGGCGTCGAGTGGCCGGTGCGGTCCACCACCCACTTCACCGAGAGGCACGGCCTCATCATGATCCTTGCTCTCGGCGAGACCACCCTCGGCATCGGAGTCGGGGTGGCATCCGAGCCCATGAGCGAGGCCATCCTGACGGGCGTCATCCTGTCGATGCTTATCTGTGTGGGCATGTGGTGGGCGTACTTCACTCGGCTGGCGAAGAGCGCCGAGCACACCCTTCGAAGTCTGCCGTCCGTCACGCGCGCCCGCACCGCGACCGACGCCTACACCTACCTACACCTGGTCCTCATCGGCGGCATTGTGCTCGCCGCTCTTGGGCTCGAGGTCGCCATGGCTCACATCGATGCGACGGAACCCTACGGGCTGTTCGGGGCCGTTGCCCTCGCGGGAGGCGTGGCCTGCTACCTCGCCGGAACAGCCCTCTTCGCCCATCGAATGCACGGCCAATGGAACAGGACCAGGCTGACGCTCGCGACGGCGCTCGTGCTAGCAGTTCCACTCGTTGCCAATGTGACTCCCATGGTCGCGCTCGCGAGCGTCGCGGCGGCCCTGGTGGGGCTCAACATCCTCGAGCACGTGCGCGCAAGGGGCGAGCAGGGTCAGGACTCCGCGCCGTCGTACTCCCACTCCACGCCCGGCGGAACGTACGCGTCGAACCCAGCCCCCTCGTCGGCCGTGGGACGCTCGTAG
- a CDS encoding PadR family transcriptional regulator — MDSPEEAVLTQLRKGVLEYCVLACLRQRPAYGLELATQLTTARLLTSEGTLYPLLSRLRKQGLVESTWQESTSGPPRRYYQLTDHGINALTAFATTWRPFSEDVTAILEETR; from the coding sequence ATGGATAGCCCAGAAGAGGCCGTGCTCACCCAATTGCGCAAGGGCGTGCTCGAGTACTGCGTGCTCGCGTGCCTGCGGCAGCGACCGGCCTACGGCCTGGAACTGGCCACCCAACTGACCACCGCCCGCCTGCTCACCAGCGAGGGCACCCTGTACCCCTTGCTGTCGCGGTTGCGCAAGCAAGGACTCGTGGAAAGCACCTGGCAGGAGTCCACTTCCGGCCCCCCACGCCGCTACTACCAACTCACCGACCATGGCATCAATGCCCTGACCGCATTCGCCACCACGTGGCGCCCCTTTAGCGAGGACGTCACCGCCATCTTGGAGGAAACACGATGA
- a CDS encoding SDR family NAD(P)-dependent oxidoreductase, translated as MNTHTNSVIVVTGASAGIGQGAALEIAKNGVGVVATYRSHPEGAHETVAKITAMGGKAVALPLDVAQTGTFPHFTEQLREALEREWGTTTVSGLVNNAGFGGGHLFADMTHDAFDQYYRVLLRGPYFFAQSLLPLLSDGGAIVNVSSSSARPGDTHEGYSGYAAMKAGLTTATRYLAKELAPRGIRVNSVSPGPTRTRLGDDAFEKYPEIIDGLAAKTALGRIGEPADIGKVIAFLVSDQGAWITGEDIPVTGGYAL; from the coding sequence ATGAACACACACACCAACTCAGTCATTGTTGTCACCGGAGCAAGTGCGGGAATCGGCCAGGGCGCCGCCCTCGAAATCGCCAAGAACGGCGTCGGCGTTGTTGCCACCTACCGTTCTCACCCAGAAGGCGCGCACGAGACCGTCGCCAAGATCACCGCGATGGGCGGCAAGGCTGTCGCCCTGCCCCTCGATGTCGCCCAGACCGGCACCTTCCCCCACTTCACGGAGCAACTGCGCGAGGCGCTCGAGCGCGAGTGGGGCACCACCACCGTCAGCGGGCTGGTCAACAACGCAGGATTCGGCGGCGGGCACCTCTTCGCTGACATGACGCACGACGCCTTCGATCAGTACTACCGCGTGCTGCTACGCGGCCCCTACTTCTTCGCCCAGTCCCTGCTTCCCCTCCTGTCCGACGGCGGCGCCATCGTCAACGTCTCGAGCAGCTCTGCGCGGCCGGGAGACACCCACGAGGGCTACTCCGGATACGCGGCCATGAAGGCGGGGCTCACCACCGCGACGCGGTACCTCGCCAAGGAACTCGCGCCGCGCGGCATCCGCGTCAACTCCGTCTCCCCCGGCCCGACGCGCACCCGCCTGGGTGACGACGCCTTCGAGAAGTACCCCGAGATCATCGACGGGCTCGCCGCCAAGACCGCGCTCGGCCGCATCGGCGAACCGGCAGACATCGGCAAAGTCATCGCGTTCCTCGTGTCCGACCAGGGCGCGTGGATCACCGGCGAGGACATTCCCGTGACGGGCGGGTACGCGCTGTGA
- a CDS encoding helix-turn-helix domain-containing protein, producing the protein MLAANATDIGNIVRRRRTKAALSQGELADKIGVSRKWIADLEKGHPRAQLHLVLDVLNALDALVDVIDAPGAQPTVGTPAYAATDLTPRIAVPAEVTHSLERAVNDARLSPAARRAIETVRQLNTVDPQQFSAIRNALVHVKLDEDTLNAIRRASKELTRAEANWPGKPRSLGSRDNHGDDAS; encoded by the coding sequence ATGCTCGCGGCCAACGCCACCGACATCGGCAACATCGTCCGCCGCCGCCGCACCAAGGCCGCACTCAGCCAGGGCGAACTCGCCGACAAGATCGGCGTCTCGCGCAAGTGGATTGCTGATCTTGAGAAGGGCCACCCACGCGCTCAGCTCCACCTTGTCTTGGACGTACTGAACGCACTCGACGCGCTCGTAGACGTCATCGATGCGCCCGGCGCGCAGCCCACCGTCGGGACACCTGCATACGCTGCGACGGACCTCACGCCCAGGATCGCCGTACCGGCCGAAGTCACGCATAGCCTCGAGCGTGCCGTCAACGACGCGCGACTCAGTCCTGCAGCGCGACGGGCGATCGAGACGGTCCGCCAACTCAACACAGTCGATCCTCAGCAGTTCTCCGCCATACGCAACGCGCTCGTCCACGTCAAACTGGACGAGGACACTCTCAACGCCATCCGGCGCGCTTCTAAGGAGCTCACGCGCGCGGAAGCGAACTGGCCAGGCAAACCACGCAGCCTCGGTTCGCGTGACAACCACGGCGATGACGCGTCGTGA
- a CDS encoding DUF89 domain-containing protein: MICLVRTYLDCYPCAARQALTAARMVTEDEAAQHAVMTETFALLQQLPAGVTPPEITYAVHGIVRDRLGDTDPYRDAKAESTRLALALYPRLKELVAASADPLDAAVRLAIAGNIIDFGVSDAVPDLWATVERVLAAPLAIDHLAALREALATADHVLYLADNAGETVFDRVLIEELSPPVTYAVKGGPVLNDATRDDALAAGVDSCAAIVDNGSAAPGTILDLCSLPFRELFDAAPVIIAKGQANYETLSETGPRVFCLLQAKCPVIARDLVAPVGGSIVRRSGIVGTVPA; the protein is encoded by the coding sequence ATGATTTGCCTGGTGCGGACCTACCTCGACTGCTATCCGTGCGCCGCGCGACAAGCACTGACTGCGGCACGCATGGTCACCGAGGATGAGGCAGCCCAGCACGCGGTCATGACGGAGACCTTTGCGCTTCTGCAGCAGTTGCCAGCAGGCGTCACTCCGCCCGAGATCACCTACGCGGTGCACGGCATCGTGAGAGACCGCCTCGGCGATACCGATCCGTACCGTGACGCCAAGGCGGAGAGCACCCGCCTCGCGCTCGCCCTGTATCCACGGCTCAAGGAGCTGGTGGCGGCTAGCGCGGATCCTCTCGATGCCGCGGTCCGGCTGGCCATCGCAGGCAACATCATCGACTTTGGAGTGAGCGACGCGGTCCCTGACCTATGGGCGACCGTCGAGCGCGTCCTGGCGGCGCCCCTCGCGATTGATCACCTCGCGGCCTTGCGCGAGGCTCTCGCCACCGCCGACCATGTGCTCTACCTTGCCGACAACGCTGGCGAAACCGTGTTCGACAGAGTGCTTATCGAAGAGTTGTCCCCTCCGGTGACCTATGCGGTCAAGGGAGGCCCGGTGCTCAACGATGCCACGCGGGACGACGCGCTCGCTGCCGGGGTCGACTCTTGTGCCGCCATCGTCGACAACGGCTCGGCGGCCCCTGGCACCATCCTCGACCTGTGCTCCTTGCCATTCCGCGAACTGTTCGACGCAGCCCCTGTGATCATCGCGAAGGGGCAGGCCAACTATGAGACGCTCAGCGAGACAGGGCCGCGGGTGTTCTGTCTGCTGCAGGCCAAATGCCCGGTGATCGCACGGGATCTGGTGGCGCCCGTCGGCGGGTCTATTGTCCGCCGTAGCGGAATCGTGGGAACCGTGCCAGCCTGA
- a CDS encoding dihydrofolate reductase family protein, with protein sequence MRPLRYSINVSLDGCVDHMAGNPDEATHHHAAQNIAGADAIILGRTTFELMEFWRTATDLPPWMLPFQETMNAAKKYLVSSTREPDGWNTEVLSGDPVEAIRRLKEQPGGPLALGGVTLPRALADAGLIDEYEFVVFPTVVGHGPWLFEGLAEPLDLKHVGTTEFASGTRAERYVPAAGRS encoded by the coding sequence ATGCGACCCCTGCGCTATTCGATCAACGTCTCGCTCGACGGCTGCGTGGACCACATGGCCGGAAACCCTGACGAGGCGACCCATCACCACGCCGCCCAGAACATCGCCGGTGCCGACGCGATCATCCTTGGGCGCACCACGTTCGAATTGATGGAGTTCTGGCGGACGGCCACGGATCTGCCGCCATGGATGCTCCCCTTTCAGGAGACGATGAACGCCGCCAAGAAGTATCTGGTCTCGAGCACACGCGAGCCCGACGGGTGGAACACCGAGGTGCTGAGCGGAGACCCGGTCGAGGCGATCAGGCGGCTCAAGGAGCAACCGGGCGGACCGTTGGCCCTGGGCGGTGTCACACTCCCCCGCGCGCTGGCCGATGCCGGGCTCATCGATGAGTACGAGTTCGTCGTCTTCCCGACGGTGGTCGGCCACGGACCCTGGCTCTTTGAGGGGCTCGCCGAACCGCTCGACCTGAAGCATGTGGGGACTACCGAGTTCGCCTCGGGCACTCGCGCCGAGCGCTACGTGCCAGCCGCCGGCCGCTCCTAG
- a CDS encoding mechanosensitive ion channel family protein: MIDDWTAFGMSLGIGVGSAVLVGLVVHLTLRLAARRHASARALVAAARRPWWVLLLLAGLWAGAAPTLRTEAWWPQASHVVRIGLIATAAWLLVALVNYVTDVTLGRQSMDVPNNTVARRLHTQTLLMRRLVTALLVVIAIGATLFTFDAVRAVGASILASAGIISVVAGLAAQSVLSNMFAGVQLVFSNALRVDDVIVAEEEWGRVEEITLSYVVLRLWDDRRLVLPCTYFTANPYENWTRQDSELLGSVEFDLDWRVSPHRMRDHLKEVLDETPLFDGRTSVLQVTGATGGSVRVRVLVTAKDAPTLWDLRCYVREAMVLWVQAEMPDAAPTQRVLVSDASHTADAGAKPRRKKLPPPEHASDEGLFTGSIHAVERASMFMHGGPRPDPADDAGDADTEGLDAPIRD, translated from the coding sequence ATGATCGACGACTGGACAGCCTTTGGGATGTCGCTCGGCATCGGCGTGGGATCCGCCGTGCTCGTCGGACTCGTGGTCCACCTGACCCTCCGCCTGGCCGCCCGCCGCCACGCGTCTGCCCGGGCACTCGTCGCCGCCGCGCGCCGTCCGTGGTGGGTGCTGTTGCTCCTAGCCGGGCTGTGGGCAGGCGCCGCGCCGACGCTCCGCACGGAAGCCTGGTGGCCACAGGCCTCACACGTGGTCCGTATCGGCCTCATCGCGACCGCGGCATGGCTGCTCGTCGCCCTCGTCAACTACGTCACCGACGTCACTCTCGGCCGCCAAAGCATGGACGTGCCCAACAACACCGTCGCCCGTCGACTCCACACCCAGACGCTCCTCATGCGCCGCCTGGTTACCGCCCTGCTAGTGGTCATCGCGATCGGCGCGACACTGTTCACCTTCGATGCGGTGCGCGCTGTGGGCGCGAGCATTCTCGCGTCGGCCGGCATCATCTCGGTGGTCGCTGGTCTCGCTGCGCAATCGGTGCTGAGCAACATGTTCGCCGGCGTCCAGCTCGTGTTCAGCAACGCGCTGCGCGTGGACGACGTCATTGTGGCCGAGGAGGAATGGGGCAGGGTCGAAGAGATCACCCTCAGCTACGTGGTGCTGCGCTTGTGGGACGACCGCCGCCTGGTGCTTCCGTGCACGTACTTCACCGCCAACCCTTACGAGAACTGGACGCGGCAGGACTCCGAACTTCTCGGCTCGGTGGAGTTTGACCTTGACTGGCGCGTCTCCCCTCACCGCATGCGCGATCACCTCAAAGAGGTGCTGGACGAGACCCCCCTATTCGACGGCCGCACCTCCGTGCTGCAGGTCACCGGCGCGACCGGCGGCTCCGTGCGCGTGCGCGTCCTGGTGACCGCCAAGGACGCGCCGACGCTGTGGGACCTGCGCTGCTACGTGCGCGAAGCCATGGTGCTGTGGGTACAGGCAGAGATGCCCGACGCCGCGCCCACGCAGCGCGTCCTCGTGTCCGACGCTTCACATACGGCCGACGCCGGGGCCAAGCCACGCCGCAAAAAGTTGCCTCCCCCTGAGCACGCAAGCGACGAGGGACTGTTTACCGGGAGCATCCACGCGGTCGAACGCGCGAGCATGTTCATGCACGGCGGGCCCAGGCCGGACCCTGCCGACGACGCCGGCGACGCCGATACCGAGGGACTGGACGCGCCGATCCGCGACTGA
- a CDS encoding DoxX family protein, with translation MDAVFLIARILFALIFAFSAIGHLAKADDMAGYASYKGAPGGKFGVIATGVAMGLGSLMILLGIFGDLGALLIAATLIPISFFMHPFWKESDAQAKQTEQISFNKNLGLIGGALALFLLFAVTGADLGLTLTDSLIHLS, from the coding sequence ATGGACGCCGTGTTCCTCATCGCTCGCATTCTGTTCGCCCTCATCTTCGCCTTCAGCGCGATCGGCCACCTTGCCAAGGCCGACGACATGGCCGGCTACGCCTCCTACAAGGGCGCGCCTGGCGGCAAGTTTGGCGTGATCGCGACCGGCGTGGCGATGGGCCTCGGATCGCTCATGATCCTGCTGGGCATCTTTGGCGACCTGGGCGCGCTGCTGATCGCCGCGACCCTCATCCCCATCAGCTTCTTCATGCACCCGTTCTGGAAGGAAAGCGACGCGCAGGCCAAGCAGACCGAGCAGATCTCCTTCAACAAGAACCTCGGCCTCATCGGCGGCGCGCTCGCGCTGTTCCTGCTGTTCGCAGTCACTGGCGCCGACCTGGGCCTCACCCTCACGGACTCGCTCATCCACCTGAGCTAG
- a CDS encoding HipA domain-containing protein: MTDGRLDVYIHERLAGSLVRARDRSVTFVYDAQYADDPETTALSLSMPKSRLVHSDDLAGSWLANLLPDGEKKLERIAASVGTRSIQPFDLLARIGHDVAGAVQVFAEGKTPQDDPGLVERAESHIADELRGLRADPDYVPNEFGRWSLAGQQGKIALVLTEGRWYAPTGTAASTHILKIGPDGIADGDLAEFVTLRAAHFCGIRAPFAWLHRFVDQLAVVVERYDRYVEPSRVTPEGEAPQVRRIHQEDMCQVLGVRPGLKYQSDGGPSAKEIADALWLLPARSREVSVQRFAQLLIFNALTYSPDAHAKNYSVLLQGSEVTFAPAYDLMSNAVRLDLMRTRHETKLAMKTAASNYEADRFTPDRLAGFGAELRLPADWLVATARHLSLRIGAAFDIALDEAEQVLGANDRIDSMRQHAAELDGLLVKRWA, encoded by the coding sequence GTGACTGACGGCCGCCTAGACGTGTACATACACGAGCGACTCGCGGGAAGCCTGGTACGGGCCCGCGACCGCTCGGTCACTTTCGTGTACGACGCACAGTACGCGGATGATCCCGAGACGACCGCGCTGTCTCTGTCCATGCCGAAGTCGCGTCTGGTGCATAGTGACGACCTCGCTGGCTCATGGTTAGCAAACCTCCTGCCAGACGGCGAGAAGAAGCTCGAGAGGATCGCAGCGTCCGTAGGGACACGTTCGATCCAGCCCTTCGACTTGCTCGCCCGCATTGGCCACGACGTTGCCGGTGCCGTCCAGGTGTTTGCCGAAGGGAAGACTCCACAAGACGACCCCGGCCTCGTCGAGCGCGCCGAGTCGCACATCGCCGACGAGCTCCGCGGGTTACGCGCCGACCCCGACTACGTGCCCAACGAGTTTGGCCGGTGGTCCCTCGCGGGCCAGCAGGGCAAGATCGCCCTCGTTCTCACCGAGGGGCGCTGGTACGCGCCCACCGGCACCGCAGCATCCACGCACATCCTCAAGATCGGCCCCGACGGTATCGCGGACGGTGACCTCGCAGAATTCGTCACGCTCCGCGCAGCCCATTTCTGTGGCATCCGCGCCCCGTTTGCCTGGCTCCACCGGTTCGTCGACCAACTCGCGGTGGTCGTGGAGCGCTACGACAGGTACGTGGAGCCCTCCCGTGTCACACCGGAAGGGGAGGCTCCGCAGGTGCGCCGGATCCACCAGGAAGACATGTGCCAAGTGCTCGGCGTCAGACCTGGGCTCAAGTACCAGTCAGATGGCGGCCCAAGCGCAAAGGAAATCGCCGACGCGCTCTGGCTGCTACCCGCCAGGAGTCGCGAGGTCTCAGTTCAGCGGTTCGCGCAACTGTTGATCTTCAACGCGCTCACCTACTCGCCCGACGCCCATGCCAAGAACTACTCGGTCCTGCTACAAGGTTCAGAGGTCACGTTCGCACCTGCCTACGACCTCATGTCCAACGCGGTCAGGCTCGACCTCATGAGAACCCGCCACGAGACCAAGTTGGCGATGAAGACCGCCGCCAGCAACTACGAGGCCGACCGATTCACGCCGGATCGACTCGCGGGATTCGGCGCGGAGCTCCGACTCCCCGCTGACTGGCTGGTCGCGACGGCCCGGCACCTGTCCCTGAGAATCGGCGCGGCGTTCGACATCGCACTTGACGAAGCGGAGCAGGTGCTCGGAGCGAACGACCGCATCGACTCCATGCGTCAGCACGCCGCCGAACTCGACGGGCTGCTAGTCAAGCGCTGGGCCTAG